Within Gemmatimonadaceae bacterium, the genomic segment GTCATCGTAAAAGGCGGTGACTACACCGTCGAGACTATCGCCGGGGGCCGCGAAGTACGGGAGTGGGGCGGGGAAGCGGTGGTGATTCCGCTGACGCCCGGACAGTCCACAACCTCAATCATAGAGAAGCTGAGTGCCCGATAAGGCAGTTGTTCGCACCGACCGCAGCAACTCGGACCTGCGCGTCGTTTCGCTCGAGCGCGGTGTTGCACCTTATGCCGAGGGATCGTGTCTGGCGACGTTCGGTTCGACGAAGGTCTTGTGCACCGCCTCCGTCGAGACCGGGGTACCGGCCTGGCGTCGCGGCAGCGGGCTGGGATGGCTCACGGCGGAATATGCGATGCTTCCGCGCGCGACCAAGACCAGGACGTCGCGCGAGCGGTCGCAGGTGGGCGGCAGAACGCATGAGATCCAGCGACTCATCGGGCGCAGCGTGCGCGCGATGCTCGACGACTTCGCGTTCGGCGAGTTCACTATCAAGCTCGATTGCGATGTGCTTGTCGCGGACGGCGGGACTCGAACAGCGGCGATCACCGGTGCGTCGGTTGCGATCGTGGACGCTTTCAACTGGATGGTGGAGACACGCAAGCTTGGCGCAACGCCCGTCAAGCGGCGGGTCGCCGCGATCAGCGTGGGAGTGATAGGCGGCGAGCCGCGCCTCGATCTCGACTATCCCGAGGACGTGGGTGCGGAAGTGGACATGAATGTCGTGATGAGCTCGACCGGGCAATTCGTCGAGGTGCAGGGAACGGCGGAGAACGGCACGTTCGATCGCGCGCAGCTCAACTCACTGCTGGATCTCGCCGTTGCCGGAATCGCGGAGCTCGATCGCAAACAGCAGGAAGCGCTTGCCGGCTGATGCCCGCGTCCTGATCGCGACGCGGAGCGCGGGCAAGCTCAGGGAGTTCCATGGACTGCTTGCCGACGCCGGGCTCACGGGTATCACGCTCGATGAGGCGGGAATCGCCTACTCGCCGGAAGAGGAAGAGATCGAGTGCCTCGACACCTTCGAGGAAAACGCGCTCGCCAAGGCGCGCTACTTCAATGGACTGTCTGGAATGCCCGTCATCGCCGACGATTCGGGGCTGTCCGTCGTCGCGCTTGGAGGCGCGCCTGGTATCTGGAGCAAGCGATACTCCGGCCGGGATGATCTGAGCGGCCAGGCGCTGGACGACGCCAACAACGCGAGGCTTCAAGCCGAGCTTCGCGGGTTTCGCGATACGACTGCGAGTTACATGTGCGCCGCCGCATACGTGAAGGGCCATGAGGAAGTCGTCGCGATCGGACAGACGTTCGGGAAGATCATCGCCGAGGCCAGGGGCGACCACGGATTCGGCTACGATCCGTACTTCTATTCCACCGAATTGAGCAAGACGTTCGGCGAAGCTGGCATCGAGGAGAAGGCGGTAGTGAGCCATCGCGGGCGGGCTTTCCGCGGCCTCGTTGCCGCGTTGCGCGTTCGCCGTGGCGGATAGTAGTTTGCGAGAGTTGTTCGGGGCGTAGCGTAGCCCGGTATCGCGCCTGCTTTGGGAGCAGGAGGTCCCCGGTTCAAATCCGGGCGCCCCGACTTTTTAACACAAAGCCCTGCCGTTCTTTCGTCGGCAGGGCTTGGTGCTTCGTTGAGTTTCTTTGCCCGTACCTTTGCCTGTTTGGCGGGAAATCAGGGGGTTTCGCTTTCAGGATTCCGTTCAGGACACCGGCTGCTTTTCGAGGCCTACCGAATCACCAGCCTGTCCTGCAGCTCTCGATGGATCGAAACCCACGGCGCGTTCGGAATGTTCTTCAAGCCGGTAGCCCAGCGCTGACTCGGCATCAGCCGAGCCTCGATTCCCATGCGGATCTTGCTCTCTGATTGCCGGATACGGAAGGTGTAACGCTGCTCGCTGGTAGCGCCTTGACTCACGATTGACCGACCCCTTCCGTCTCTCAGCCCGGTATATAGCGTGACAGACATGTCGACCGGCCGCCATTCAGTGCGCACGTAGCCGCTCTCCTTGTCGAGAACGCCTATGGCCGCCCGTTCTGAGACGACGTCCATGACAGTCTTC encodes:
- the rph gene encoding ribonuclease PH, whose protein sequence is MPDKAVVRTDRSNSDLRVVSLERGVAPYAEGSCLATFGSTKVLCTASVETGVPAWRRGSGLGWLTAEYAMLPRATKTRTSRERSQVGGRTHEIQRLIGRSVRAMLDDFAFGEFTIKLDCDVLVADGGTRTAAITGASVAIVDAFNWMVETRKLGATPVKRRVAAISVGVIGGEPRLDLDYPEDVGAEVDMNVVMSSTGQFVEVQGTAENGTFDRAQLNSLLDLAVAGIAELDRKQQEALAG
- a CDS encoding non-canonical purine NTP pyrophosphatase, giving the protein MPADARVLIATRSAGKLREFHGLLADAGLTGITLDEAGIAYSPEEEEIECLDTFEENALAKARYFNGLSGMPVIADDSGLSVVALGGAPGIWSKRYSGRDDLSGQALDDANNARLQAELRGFRDTTASYMCAAAYVKGHEEVVAIGQTFGKIIAEARGDHGFGYDPYFYSTELSKTFGEAGIEEKAVVSHRGRAFRGLVAALRVRRGG